In Rhodospirillum rubrum ATCC 11170, a genomic segment contains:
- a CDS encoding ABC transporter ATP-binding protein, with translation MSTTRRDDAMSTTRAVIAVEDLVKRFGERTVVDHVNLTVDRGKICGFLGPNGSGKTTTIRMLCGLLTPDGGRGTCLGHDILRESDAIKRRVGYMTQRFGFYEDLTIAENLDFVARLYGLSQRRRRVDESLESLGLTSRRAQLAGSLSGGWKQRLALAACLLHEPDLLLLDEPTAGVDPKARREFWDHIHALAGRGLTVLVSTHYMDEAERCHEIYYLAYGRLKAHGTVEQVIASSGLSVWQVRGANVAGLGEQLSSDPAVISVTSFGTTLHVVGTDPRALERVVGRYRHLPGTTWTAVEPGLEDVFIHLMEGESGQ, from the coding sequence ATGAGCACGACGCGCCGGGACGACGCGATGAGCACGACGCGGGCGGTGATCGCCGTTGAGGATCTGGTCAAGCGCTTTGGCGAGCGCACGGTGGTCGACCACGTCAATCTTACGGTGGATCGCGGCAAGATCTGCGGTTTTCTCGGACCCAATGGCAGTGGCAAGACCACCACCATCCGCATGCTCTGCGGCCTGCTGACCCCCGACGGCGGTCGGGGGACCTGCCTGGGTCATGACATCTTGCGCGAGAGCGACGCCATCAAGCGTCGTGTCGGCTATATGACCCAGCGCTTCGGCTTTTATGAAGACCTGACGATCGCCGAGAATCTGGATTTCGTCGCCCGGCTTTACGGACTGTCCCAGCGCCGCCGCCGGGTGGACGAGTCGTTGGAGTCGCTGGGGCTGACCTCGCGGCGCGCCCAATTGGCCGGGTCGCTGTCGGGGGGATGGAAGCAGCGGCTGGCCCTTGCCGCCTGCCTGCTCCACGAGCCCGATCTGCTGCTGCTTGACGAGCCGACGGCCGGTGTCGATCCCAAGGCGCGGCGCGAGTTCTGGGATCATATCCACGCCCTGGCCGGGCGCGGCCTGACCGTGCTGGTCAGCACCCATTACATGGACGAGGCCGAGCGCTGCCATGAAATCTACTATCTGGCCTATGGCCGGCTGAAGGCCCACGGCACGGTGGAACAGGTCATCGCCTCGTCGGGGCTGTCGGTCTGGCAGGTGCGCGGCGCCAACGTCGCCGGCTTGGGCGAGCAATTGAGCAGCGATCCGGCGGTGATCTCGGTCACCTCCTTTGGCACCACCTTGCATGTGGTCGGCACCGATCCGCGGGCCCTGGAGCGGGTGGTCGGCCGCTATCGCCATCTGCCCGGCACCACCTGGACCGCCGTCGAGCCCGGTCTGGAGGATGTGTTCATCCATCTGATGGAGGGGGAATCGGGGCAGTGA
- a CDS encoding HlyD family secretion protein: MIGEYLAALLGFTAPDPNLIQGYVEGDYLYVGSTTAGRLTAVDVREGDRVDAGDRLFGVDERAALALRDQARAVLTEAEARLGDLRKGKRPEELAMLSAAVDEAKAALAYSLRDLGRQRGLVGSGAASAATLDQAQSLADRDQARFDRAISDYALALQGGRADAISAQQAVVEQSRAALARAEVDLSELSRQAPGPALVEDILYRPGEVVAVGTPVVVLLPPENVKVVFFVPEPRLGALRIGQEVAFACDGCPSALRATIGFVSSRAEYTPPVIYSVETRAKLVYRVEARPLGPVQALHPGQPVDVRLAAVPAPSAVRSDEGVRGPLVVPPKPPTDRPGGGTTQ, translated from the coding sequence ATGATCGGAGAATATCTGGCCGCCCTTCTGGGGTTCACCGCCCCCGATCCGAACCTCATCCAGGGATACGTTGAAGGGGATTACCTTTACGTCGGCAGCACGACCGCCGGCAGGCTGACCGCCGTCGATGTGCGCGAGGGCGATCGGGTCGACGCCGGGGACAGGTTGTTTGGCGTGGACGAGCGCGCGGCCCTGGCCTTGCGCGATCAGGCCCGGGCGGTTCTGACCGAGGCCGAGGCCCGCCTGGGCGACCTGCGCAAGGGCAAGCGTCCCGAGGAACTGGCCATGTTGAGCGCCGCCGTCGACGAGGCGAAGGCGGCTTTGGCCTATTCGCTGCGCGATCTCGGGCGCCAAAGGGGGCTGGTCGGTTCGGGGGCCGCTTCGGCCGCCACCCTTGATCAGGCGCAATCCCTGGCCGATCGGGATCAGGCCCGGTTCGACCGGGCGATCAGCGACTATGCCCTGGCCCTGCAAGGCGGGCGGGCCGATGCGATCAGCGCCCAGCAGGCGGTGGTGGAGCAAAGCCGGGCGGCGCTTGCCCGGGCCGAGGTCGATCTTTCCGAACTCAGCCGCCAAGCCCCCGGTCCGGCCCTGGTCGAGGATATTCTCTATCGCCCCGGGGAAGTGGTGGCGGTGGGCACGCCGGTGGTGGTTTTGCTGCCCCCTGAAAACGTCAAGGTGGTGTTCTTCGTGCCCGAACCAAGGCTGGGCGCCCTGCGCATCGGCCAAGAGGTCGCCTTCGCCTGTGACGGCTGTCCGTCCGCTTTGCGCGCCACCATCGGCTTCGTCAGCAGCCGGGCCGAATACACCCCGCCGGTGATCTATTCGGTCGAGACCCGGGCCAAACTGGTCTATCGCGTCGAGGCGCGGCCCCTGGGGCCGGTCCAGGCCCTTCACCCCGGCCAACCGGTGGATGTGAGGCTGGCGGCGGTCCCGGCCCCTTCGGCCGTCCGGTCGGACGAGGGGGTTCGCGGCCCCCTGGTGGTGCCGCCCAAACCGCCAACTGATCGCCCGGGCGGCGGGACGACACAATGA